One part of the Phoenix dactylifera cultivar Barhee BC4 chromosome 4, palm_55x_up_171113_PBpolish2nd_filt_p, whole genome shotgun sequence genome encodes these proteins:
- the LOC103707140 gene encoding protein FLUORESCENT IN BLUE LIGHT, chloroplastic-like isoform X1 yields MAVLSQPVSRSHGGEVFWRFLSSSNGLSSRIRATEELVFLPSRKEKVALFSMKLQVPRRRGQSLLSCKFSSPIADGLQRARSGAIDGKLSGLCHMVMEYISNHQKMMLQNLPKAVILANSLMLILPLRVLAETCEARRPFTEMPLLFAIALIGATVGGLLARQRRGELERLNDQLRQINAALRRQAKIESYAPSLSYAPVGRISESEVIVDPRKQQLITILRTGKNFLRNQDLEKASVEFKAAFDLAQSLGDHLEEKKAARGLGASLQRLGKYREAIKYYSKILEISRREGEDSGSTEAYGAIADCHAELGELERAAKFYDKYIARLESD; encoded by the exons ATGGCGGTGCTGTCCCAGCCAGTTTCGCGCTCGCATGGCGGCGAGGTTTTCTGGCGGTTCCTCTCATCCTCGAACGGATTATCCAGTCGAATTCGTGCCACCG AAGAATTGGTGTTTCTCCCATCAAGAAAGGAAAAGGTGGCGCTGTTTTCAATGAAACTCCAGGTTCCACGTAGGAGAGGTCAAAGCTTGTTGAGTTGCAAATTTTCATCTCCTATAGCAGATGGTCTCCAAAGGGCTAGGTCAGGAGCTATTGATGGGAAACTATCAGGACTATGCCATATGGTCATGGAATACATATCCAATCATCAG AAGATGATGCTACAGAACTTGCCAAAAGCAGTTATTCTTGCAAATTCATTGATGCTCATTCTGCCTCTCAGAGTCTTGGCAGAAACATGTGAGGCGCGTCGCCCATTTACTGAGATGCCTCTACTTTTTGCTATAGCCCTTATAGGGGCTACTGTGGGGG GATTGCTTGCACGGCAGAGAAGAGGGGAACTGGAGCGCTTGAATGACCAGCTGCGCCAGATCAATGCAGCACTAAGAAGACAAGCAAAGATAGAATCTTATGCCCCCAGCTTAAGTTATGCACCAGTTGGTAGAATCTCGGAATCTGAAGTCATTGTGGACCCCAGGAAGCAGCAACTGATCACAATTTTGAGGACAGGGAAAAACTTTCTGAGGAATCAAGATCTAGAGAAAGCATCTGTGGAGTTTAAGGCAGCTTTTGATCTTGCACAGAGTTTGGGAGATCACCTAgaggaaaagaaggctgcaagaGGATTAG GTGCATCCCTACAGAGGCTAGGAAAATACAGGGAAGCTATAAAGTACTACTCCAAGATTTTGGAGATATCCAGGCGAGAAGGTGAGGATTCTGGCAGTACAGAGGCTTATGGAGCAATAGCTGACTGCCATGCTGAGCTTGGGGAGCTCGAGCGAGCTGCAAAGTTCTATGACAAATATATAGCAAGGTTAGAAAGTGATTGA
- the LOC103707140 gene encoding protein FLUORESCENT IN BLUE LIGHT, chloroplastic-like isoform X3, whose amino-acid sequence MPYGHGIHIQSSGMMKMMLQNLPKAVILANSLMLILPLRVLAETCEARRPFTEMPLLFAIALIGATVGGLLARQRRGELERLNDQLRQINAALRRQAKIESYAPSLSYAPVGRISESEVIVDPRKQQLITILRTGKNFLRNQDLEKASVEFKAAFDLAQSLGDHLEEKKAARGLGASLQRLGKYREAIKYYSKILEISRREGEDSGSTEAYGAIADCHAELGELERAAKFYDKYIARLESD is encoded by the exons ATGCCATATGGTCATGGAATACATATCCAATCATCAGGTATGATG AAGATGATGCTACAGAACTTGCCAAAAGCAGTTATTCTTGCAAATTCATTGATGCTCATTCTGCCTCTCAGAGTCTTGGCAGAAACATGTGAGGCGCGTCGCCCATTTACTGAGATGCCTCTACTTTTTGCTATAGCCCTTATAGGGGCTACTGTGGGGG GATTGCTTGCACGGCAGAGAAGAGGGGAACTGGAGCGCTTGAATGACCAGCTGCGCCAGATCAATGCAGCACTAAGAAGACAAGCAAAGATAGAATCTTATGCCCCCAGCTTAAGTTATGCACCAGTTGGTAGAATCTCGGAATCTGAAGTCATTGTGGACCCCAGGAAGCAGCAACTGATCACAATTTTGAGGACAGGGAAAAACTTTCTGAGGAATCAAGATCTAGAGAAAGCATCTGTGGAGTTTAAGGCAGCTTTTGATCTTGCACAGAGTTTGGGAGATCACCTAgaggaaaagaaggctgcaagaGGATTAG GTGCATCCCTACAGAGGCTAGGAAAATACAGGGAAGCTATAAAGTACTACTCCAAGATTTTGGAGATATCCAGGCGAGAAGGTGAGGATTCTGGCAGTACAGAGGCTTATGGAGCAATAGCTGACTGCCATGCTGAGCTTGGGGAGCTCGAGCGAGCTGCAAAGTTCTATGACAAATATATAGCAAGGTTAGAAAGTGATTGA
- the LOC103707140 gene encoding protein FLUORESCENT IN BLUE LIGHT, chloroplastic-like isoform X2, with translation MHGYICFIAILCCIFEELVFLPSRKEKVALFSMKLQVPRRRGQSLLSCKFSSPIADGLQRARSGAIDGKLSGLCHMVMEYISNHQKMMLQNLPKAVILANSLMLILPLRVLAETCEARRPFTEMPLLFAIALIGATVGGLLARQRRGELERLNDQLRQINAALRRQAKIESYAPSLSYAPVGRISESEVIVDPRKQQLITILRTGKNFLRNQDLEKASVEFKAAFDLAQSLGDHLEEKKAARGLGASLQRLGKYREAIKYYSKILEISRREGEDSGSTEAYGAIADCHAELGELERAAKFYDKYIARLESD, from the exons ATGCATGGCTACATTTGTTTCATTGCCATTTTATGTTGCATATTCG AAGAATTGGTGTTTCTCCCATCAAGAAAGGAAAAGGTGGCGCTGTTTTCAATGAAACTCCAGGTTCCACGTAGGAGAGGTCAAAGCTTGTTGAGTTGCAAATTTTCATCTCCTATAGCAGATGGTCTCCAAAGGGCTAGGTCAGGAGCTATTGATGGGAAACTATCAGGACTATGCCATATGGTCATGGAATACATATCCAATCATCAG AAGATGATGCTACAGAACTTGCCAAAAGCAGTTATTCTTGCAAATTCATTGATGCTCATTCTGCCTCTCAGAGTCTTGGCAGAAACATGTGAGGCGCGTCGCCCATTTACTGAGATGCCTCTACTTTTTGCTATAGCCCTTATAGGGGCTACTGTGGGGG GATTGCTTGCACGGCAGAGAAGAGGGGAACTGGAGCGCTTGAATGACCAGCTGCGCCAGATCAATGCAGCACTAAGAAGACAAGCAAAGATAGAATCTTATGCCCCCAGCTTAAGTTATGCACCAGTTGGTAGAATCTCGGAATCTGAAGTCATTGTGGACCCCAGGAAGCAGCAACTGATCACAATTTTGAGGACAGGGAAAAACTTTCTGAGGAATCAAGATCTAGAGAAAGCATCTGTGGAGTTTAAGGCAGCTTTTGATCTTGCACAGAGTTTGGGAGATCACCTAgaggaaaagaaggctgcaagaGGATTAG GTGCATCCCTACAGAGGCTAGGAAAATACAGGGAAGCTATAAAGTACTACTCCAAGATTTTGGAGATATCCAGGCGAGAAGGTGAGGATTCTGGCAGTACAGAGGCTTATGGAGCAATAGCTGACTGCCATGCTGAGCTTGGGGAGCTCGAGCGAGCTGCAAAGTTCTATGACAAATATATAGCAAGGTTAGAAAGTGATTGA